The following are from one region of the Salvia hispanica cultivar TCC Black 2014 chromosome 1, UniMelb_Shisp_WGS_1.0, whole genome shotgun sequence genome:
- the LOC125193730 gene encoding ensconsin-like — MQRNPMARSARGKNPPKEKAKKTSAEATSSNPTTEKPPSPLPEESPAPTPAEVQPQPDISQSNPASEITPTKAASDDEEPDPKEIIQEFMRKYGKGPKASNFFAQMSEACRKQEEVIPALTPLTIPPRPQTLIETPTAQALPTHQENPRILPETLTQETNPPNTIPQTETEPLAEPFITEEENIEEEGDRMDTEESEREEEGGVNELSKNKYWMKRPLGQGMRERRERGEETGDVEETEGQDVEKTIDGEKGSEGRVGKEGEAVGDEKAEKEEENVDDEAVEKEEKCNAPIQQNRDVTKTYLHSYMTNIN; from the exons ATGCAGAGAAATCCGATGGCGCGCTCAGCCCGCGGAAAAAATCCACCAAAGGAAAAGGCGAAAAAGACGTCGGCAGAGGCGACGAGTTCGAACCCTACTACCGAGAAACCACCGTCACCCCTACCCGAAGAAAGTCCAGCACCTACACCGGCTGAAGTTCAACCGCAGCCGGACATCAGTCAGAGCAACCCCGCCTCCGAGATTACTCCTACTAAGGCGGCGTCAGACGACGAAGAACCGGACCCCAAAGAGATCATACAAGAATTCATGAGAAAGTACGGAAAGGGGCCGAAGGCGAGCAATTTTTTTGCCCAGATGTCGGAGGCATGCCGGAAGCAAGAAGAGGTAATTCCTGCTCTAACCCCACTCACAATCCCACCGAGACCCCAAACTTTAATTGAAACACCCACAGCACAAGCCTTGCCCACACACCAAGAAAACCCCCGAATTTTACCCGAAACCCTAACCCAAGAGACGAACCCCCCAAACACTATCCCTCAAACAGAGACTGAACCCCTTGCCGAACCTTTTATAACAGAAGAAGAGAATATCGAGGAGGAGGGTGATAGGATGGATACTGAGGAATccgagagagaggaggagggGGGGGTGAACGAGTTGAGCAAGAACAAATACTGGATGAAGAGGCCACTGGGTCAGGGGAtgagggagagaagagagagg GGAGAGGAAACAGGGGATGTAGAGGAGACGGAAGGGCAGGATGTAGAGAAGACTATAGATGGTGAAAAGGGTAGTGAGGGTAGAGTAGGTAAAGAAGGTGAAGCGGTTGGTGATGAGAAGGCTGAGAAGGAAGAGGAGAATGTTGATGATGAGGCTGTTGAGAAGGAAGAGAAATGTAACGCCCCAATTCAACAGAATAGAGATGTCACTAAAACCTACCTACATTCTTATATgacaaatattaattga